From one Lotus japonicus ecotype B-129 chromosome 3, LjGifu_v1.2 genomic stretch:
- the LOC130744160 gene encoding uncharacterized protein LOC130744160 — protein sequence MSSQATSDSTSVPVTTSPAVTPVASPAPPAKPDFHPALAVTNIRNHIPLMLDVETDRYGTWAELFLIHARSHRVLHPIVPTADKPPPLATDPTYELWITLDATVLQWIYATISIDLMTTIMEPDSTALTAWTRLADIF from the coding sequence ATGTCTTCTCAAGCCACCTCGGACAGCACCTCCGTGCCCGTCACCACTTCTCCGGCAGTCACCCCTGTGGCCTCTCCTGCCCCGCCGGCTAAACCTGATTTCCACCCGGCGCTTGCTGTTACAAACATTAGGAATCACATTCCTCTTATGCTTGACGTGGAGACTGATCGCTATGGCACATGGGCGGAGCTTTTCCTCATTCACGCCCGTTCTCACCGGGTTCTGCATCCCATTGTCCCTACTGCGGACAAGCCTCCTCCGCTTGCCACTGACCCTACTTACGAGTTGTGGATCACTTTGGATGCCACGGTCCTTCAGTGGATTTATGCCACCATCTCTATTGACCTCATGACTACCATCATGGAGCCTGACTCCACCGCTCTCACTGCTTGGACGCGTTTGGCTGATATTTTCTAG
- the LOC130742733 gene encoding probable inactive receptor kinase At1g48480 — MAMLLVLPHRHTLTLLLLLLLLLLFLPHTTLSVSVSVSDLDSERAALLALRSTVGGRTLFWNATNTSPCDWAGVQCHHDHVVELHLPAVALSGQLPLGIFGNLTHLRTLSLRFNALTGTLPSDLASCLDLRNLYLQGNLFSGQIPPFLFRLPELVRLNMASNNFSGDFPAAFDTLVKLKTLFLDNNQLSGPIPELNHLDLDQFNVSNNLLNGSVPLKLQRFTSDSFLGNSLCGKPLSLCPGTDNAATGGNKLSGGAIAGIVIGSVVGLLLLAFLLMFLCRNKSSNKTSTVDVATVKHPESEVPAEKSLHDVENGIGNGNGNGNGNGYSAAAATINKVEANGVGAKKLVFFGNSARGFDLEDLLRASAEVLGKGTFGTAYKAVLETGLVVAVKRLKDVTISEKEFKDKIETVGAMDHQSLVPLRAYYFSRDEKLLVYDYMPMGSLSALLHGNKGAGRTPLNWEIRSGIALGAARGIEYLHSQGPNVSHGNIKASNILLTKSYEAKVSDFGLAHLVGPSSTPNRVAGYRAPEVTDPRKVSQKADVYSFGVLLLELLTGKAPTHALLNEEGVDLPRWVQSVVREEWTSEVFDLELLRYQNVEEEMVQLLQLAVDCAAPYPDRRPSIAEVTRSIEELCRSNLKEDQDQIQHDQINDIKL, encoded by the exons ATGGCGATGCTGCTAGTGCTACCTCACAGGCACACCctcactcttcttcttcttcttcttcttcttcttctattccTTCCACACACAACACTATCAGTATCAGTATCAGTATCAGATCTGGATTCCGAGCGAGCCGCATTGCTCGCCCTCCGTTCCACCGTCGGCGGTCGAACCCTTTTCTGGAACGCCACCAACACCAGCCCCTGCGATTGGGCCGGCGTCCAATGCCACCATGACCACGTCGTCGAGCTTCACCTCCCCGCCGTCGCTCTCTCCGGCCAACTACCCCTCGGAATATTTGGTAATCTCACCCACCTCCGCACCCTCAGCCTCCGTTTCAACGCCCTCACCGGCACCCTCCCTTCAGATCTCGCCTCCTGCCTTGACCTCCGCAACCTTTACTTGCAGGGCAACTTGTTCTCCGGCCAAATCCCACCCTTCCTCTTCCGCTTGCCCGAACTCGTCCGCCTCAATATGGCCTCCAACAACTTCTCCGGCGACTTCCCCGCCGCCTTTGACACCCTCGTCAAGCTCAAAACCCTCTTCCTCGATAACAACCAGCTTTCTGGTCCTATCCCGGAGTTGAACCACCTTGATCTGGACCAGTTCAATGTCTCCAACAACCTCCTTAACGGCTCTGTCCCCCTCAAGCTCCAGAGATTCACTTCAGATTCCTTTCTCGGAAATTCACTCTGTGGCAAACCCCTTTCTCTCTGCCCTGGAACCGACAATGCCGCCACCGGAGGAAACAAGTTGTCCGGCGGTGCCATTGCCGGGATCGTTATTGGATCCGTTGTGGGTCTTCTGTTGCTTGCTTTCCTTTTGATGTTTCTGTGCAGGAACAAGAGCAGCAACAAGACCAGCACCGTTGATGTGGCCACCGTCAAGCATCCTGAATCCGAAGTTCCTGCTGAGAAGTCGCTTCACGATGTGGAGAACGGCATTGGTAATGGTAATGGTAATGGTAATGGCAATGGGTACTCAGCTGCGGCGGCCACCATCAACAAGGTGGAAGCCAATGGTGTTGGGGCTAAGAAGCTGGTGTTTTTTGGCAATTCAGCTAGGGGGTTTGATCTGGAGGATTTGCTGAGAGCTTCGGCTGAGGTGTTGGGGAAAGGGACTTTCGGGACGGCATACAAGGCAGTTCTGGAGACTGGACTGGTGGTTGCTGTGAAAAGGTTGAAGGATGTGACAATTTCTGAGAAGGAGTTCAAGGACAAGATTGAAACCGTGGGGGCGATGGATCATCAGAGTTTGGTCCCTCTCAGGGCTTACTATTTCAGCAGGGATGAAAAGCTGCTTGTTTATGATTACATGCCAATGGGGAGCTTATCTGCGCTTTTGCATG GAAACAAAGGGGCGGGTAGGACACCACTGAATTGGGAAATCAGATCAGGGATTGCACTTGGAGCTGCTCGTGGCATTGAGTACTTGCATTCACAAGGGCCTAATGTTTCCCATGGGAATATAAAGGCATCTAATATCCTCCTAACCAAATCATATGAGGCCAAAGTATCTGATTTTGGCCTTGCACACCTTGTTGGCCCCTCATCTACCCCCAACCGTGTTGCTGGCTACCGTGCGCCTGAGGTAACTGATCCCCGCAAAGTATCTCAAAAGGCAGATGTGTACAGCTTTGGCGTGTTACTCTTGGAACTTCTAACTGGGAAAGCACCTACCCATGCTCTCCTAAATGAGGAAGGAGTAGACCTCCCAAGATGGGTTCAATCCGTGGTTAGGGAAGAGTGGACTTCTGAGGTCTTTGATCTTGAGCTCCTTAGGTATCAGAATGTTGAAGAGGAGATGGTTCAGTTGTTGCAACTTGCTGTTGATTGTGCTGCCCCATACCCTGATAGGCGTCCTTCAATCGCTGAAGTAACTAGGAGCATAGAAGAGTTATGTCGGTCGAACTTGAAAGAGGACCAAGATCAAATCCAACATGATCAGATCAATGATATAAAATTGTGA